In one window of Acidimicrobiia bacterium DNA:
- a CDS encoding acyl-CoA thioesterase, with translation MAHVDTVRVRWSEVDPYNHLNHALYLTFFEQARIDALAEIGFSMGQLQALGCQIVVTEVAVKFLKSALGGDDVRIETEMIETRRVSTSWRQRMYRDDELLATIELTAAITDLGGKPRRLPDGFAEGLALIAGDHEPR, from the coding sequence ATGGCCCATGTCGACACCGTCCGGGTTCGTTGGTCAGAAGTCGACCCGTACAACCATCTGAACCATGCTCTCTATCTGACCTTCTTTGAACAGGCCCGGATTGATGCCCTCGCCGAGATCGGATTCTCGATGGGCCAGCTCCAGGCCCTGGGATGTCAGATCGTCGTCACGGAGGTCGCCGTGAAGTTCCTCAAATCGGCGTTGGGCGGCGACGACGTCCGAATCGAAACGGAAATGATTGAGACCCGGCGGGTCAGCACGAGTTGGCGCCAGCGCATGTACCGCGACGACGAGCTGTTGGCAACCATCGAGCTGACCGCCGCGATCACTGATCTCGGTGGCAAACCCCGCCGGCTTCCTGATGGTTTCGCCGAGGGGCTCGCCTTAATCGCCGGTGATCACGAGCCGCGGTAA
- a CDS encoding DMT family transporter: MGTRIISTSDGTNRGAFAAGDWGLFLSVALIWGSSFLFISIALNDFDPGLITWLRVASGAATLALVPRSRKPIEPEDRSKLLALSFLWVAIPFTLFPLAQQYINSSVTGMLNGATPIFAALVASLLLKRLPRLAQGGGLMLGLVGLALISISSGGQGKTAWYGVVMVLVATLCYGIALNIATGLQQKYGSLPVMGRMLSLATIWVSPFGLASLAGSHFSMAALGSVLFIGVVGTGLAFVIMGNLSGRVGPTRASFITYLIPVVSVILGVVLLADEVTGVAVVGIGLVIVGAILASRREA; this comes from the coding sequence ATGGGAACCCGGATCATCTCAACCTCAGATGGCACGAACCGTGGAGCTTTTGCAGCGGGCGACTGGGGACTGTTTCTGTCCGTCGCCCTTATCTGGGGATCCTCGTTTCTATTCATTTCCATCGCATTGAACGATTTTGATCCTGGTTTGATCACCTGGTTGAGAGTGGCGTCCGGGGCGGCAACCCTGGCGTTGGTGCCGCGATCTCGCAAGCCGATTGAGCCAGAGGATCGTTCAAAGCTGTTGGCGTTGTCGTTTCTCTGGGTGGCGATTCCCTTCACGTTGTTTCCGTTGGCGCAGCAATACATCAACTCCTCCGTGACCGGGATGCTGAATGGGGCCACGCCGATTTTTGCAGCACTCGTCGCCAGCTTGCTCCTCAAACGACTGCCGCGCCTCGCCCAGGGGGGAGGTCTCATGTTGGGTTTGGTCGGGCTGGCGCTGATCTCGATTTCGTCTGGTGGACAAGGTAAGACTGCCTGGTACGGGGTGGTGATGGTGCTGGTTGCAACGCTCTGCTACGGCATCGCTCTCAACATCGCAACCGGTCTACAACAGAAGTACGGGTCTCTCCCTGTCATGGGTCGCATGTTGTCTCTCGCCACCATCTGGGTGTCGCCATTTGGACTGGCTTCCCTCGCAGGTTCCCATTTCTCGATGGCTGCTCTCGGGTCGGTGTTGTTCATCGGGGTGGTAGGCACCGGACTGGCCTTCGTGATCATGGGGAACCTGAGCGGCCGGGTAGGGCCGACCAGGGCCTCGTTTATTACCTATCTCATCCCCGTCGTGTCGGTGATCCTGGGCGTCGTACTTCTCGCCGATGAAGTCACGGGTGTGGCGGTGGTGGGAATTGGCCTGGTGATCGTCGGGGCGATCCTGGCCTCCAGGCGCGAGGCGTAG